The Lodderomyces elongisporus chromosome 6, complete sequence region AGTTATCTCCCAGTACCTATATCacagaggaagaggaagtaaacagaaaagaaaagaaaaaaaaattggcaCATACAACCTTTACGAAAAATCAATATACATGTTATTAGATCACATTCTTAACAGCTTATATTATCATCGTTGCCTCATCTAATGAACAGACagtttattttctttttgcaaacGCTTAACCTGTTCATCTATTTCTTCCATCCTTGAATCTAgcttgtttttattttctttaaaagtGGTTGATGCCAAATCAATTTTATCGTTCAAAGTCTTTAAAGAACTATCCCACTTTTTAAAATCCTCAACAGTATCCGCTAGTGTCTGATCTATATTCTTGGCAAAGTCAGTTACCTCTATCATTTCATTGTGTAGTTTTGATAAGCTCTTCAATCTATCCACAAGAATTGGGGTCTGTGATGCATATGTTTTCAAGTTTGGCaagatttggaaaagatcATCAATTTTATCAGATTTAGCAATGGGTGTTTTTTCAACTCCAAATGCCTTCTTACTTAACTCTAGTTTATTGATCTCTTTTAGTGTCTGCTCAATGTGGTCAGAAACTAGATTTAAACTCACTTCGGGATGTTCCATAACTTGCATTCGCCTCACCATGTCGTTAAACTTGAACTGGATTGAACTGTCCAGCAGAGAAAAATCACCAATTTGGGTCTCTATAGCACACAAAGCAGATTCTAAATCTGTTAGTTGTTGGATACGAGATTCGTTGTACACATCATTATTCAATTTTGGCATCTCCAgctcaaaatcaaaatcaaaatcaaggtTTGGtttaaatttcaaatttagCGCATCAAAAGAGagttctttttcaaaaactccCTGTTCTGTCTTTTCTGCATTATGTTGCATGTTTTTCGCTAAAGAATCGAGTTTATCAACTTCTTCTATAGATGAAGGATCTTCTAATCTTAATTCTTCCAATTCTCGTTGTATTCGAGTGAGTTTCTCCAAAGTAGTTTCCTCCACATCAACTACTTTATATCCACTCTCTGATccattattttcaattgtgCCCGAGAAATCAAACCTATTGTTGGTAATAAAACTCTTTAAAAACCGTCGTCTAgtttcatcaaaatcaaagtcGTACTCCGGAATATCCTCTTCAGTTGTCGTAATtccaccatcaccactaaCAACCTTATTCTGGTTTTTGTCTAATGCAGTTTCATCCTCCTGATCCGAAGTTTCAAATACTTCTTGACTATCGAGATCAATGTCTGGTAATTCTCCTGCCTTGAACATATcgcctttttttcttcgttttCCCTTCAGTAGTATATGTTGTCGTAATAAAAATGGCGTTAACAATATCTCCTACTCCTTGCGCGACGCGCTTCTACCCTTTTTTAgtagaaataaataaataaaaatcgaaaaaaaaaagatgttgTGAGATTCTTGCTAAAGAGTCAATTAGTAAGGAGAGCGAAAGATTGCAAATTGTTAAAGTTTCACCAAACTAAAATAATacaaccaaaaaacaaccaaaaacaacaacaactgaaagaaagaaagaaagaaagaaagaaagaaagaaaggaagagacaaacaaacaacaagagcaacaacaatgtcaACTCAGAAACATATAGCTAGAACTAAATTTTGCTATCATTttcctattcttttttctttggtttttaCATATTATTCTTCAGATGATATGCTATGTACCTCTTAATTCTATTTACTTGGTAAATATTTGCACTACATCCTCATCATGAACAGCATGATTCAAACCACATTTTTGTGGAGAGTGCTTGGCACTGGAACCCCAAACCATAGCGTATTTGAATTGGTTCTTCATGTCTCTGTGGATGGCATCACAGACTTCCAATACGGTACTCTTATTCCGCACAACCATTGGGTCATTCAAATCGGGCAGTATACCTCTTCTCTTGGTGTATAACCTCAACAAATCCAACTGTCTCCAAATTTCTTCCTTCAAATCCTCGATACCCAAGTCTAGCTCACAAGAAATCACCACGGTGTTTGGTTCTCTCGCTAGCCTATCACATTCTTCCAAACTTACGGCATCGATCTtgttatatacatataagCACTTGATATATGAGATGTGTTGTTCATTAATGACATCGATAAAATCATCAACAGTCACATTTTCATCCCTAATGAGTACATGTGCGTTAAGAATCTTATAGTCCTTAAGAATTGCAGTAACGAGTCTTTCATTAAGATGTTTGGGCGGCGTTATGGAGTTCATCTTGACACCACCAGTCTTCTTCAAAGTAATGGTGACATCAGGTCTGGTCTTGTTTAACCGGATTCCCATTGACTCCAATTCATTCTCCAAAATTTGTCGCTGGTCTTCACTCTTTGTTGCATCCAAAACCATCAAGATCAAGTCTGATGTTCTTGAAACGGCTATAACTTGACGCCCACGACCTTTACCTTGCGCTGCAGCCTTGATAATACCGGGtaaatcaacaatttgGACCTCGGCACCATTATACTCCAATATACCTCCCACTGAGGTCAAAGTTGTAAACTCATAATTGGCAGCCTCCGACTTGGTGTTTGTAACCTTGGATAAAAATGATGATTTACCAACGGATGGGAACCCAATCAACGAGACTCTTGCATCACCGGCTTTTGCAACTTCAAAACCCTGACCACCTCCACCAGATCCTTGCCCTGGTTGTGGCTCAAGAAGTTCTCGTCGATATCGCGCAAGCTTTCCTTTAAGCAACCCAATGTGGTACTCTGTCgctttattcttttgagTTCTAGAAAGCTCCTCTTGGATCTGTGCAATCTTTTCCAATATACCCATTCTGTG contains the following coding sequences:
- the RBG2 gene encoding Ribosome-interacting GTPase 2, which encodes MGILEKIAQIQEELSRTQKNKATEYHIGLLKGKLARYRRELLEPQPGQGSGGGGQGFEVAKAGDARVSLIGFPSVGKSSFLSKVTNTKSEAANYEFTTLTSVGGILEYNGAEVQIVDLPGIIKAAAQGKGRGRQVIAVSRTSDLILMVLDATKSEDQRQILENELESMGIRLNKTRPDVTITLKKTGGVKMNSITPPKHLNERLVTAILKDYKILNAHVLIRDENVTVDDFIDVINEQHISYIKCLYVYNKIDAVSLEECDRLAREPNTVVISCELDLGIEDLKEEIWRQLDLLRLYTKRRGISPDLNDPMVVRNKSTVLEVCDAIHRDMKNQFKYAMVWGSSAKHSPQKCGLNHAVHDEDVVQIFTK